The DNA region CACTGGAATCGAATCCCCATAACAATACTTGTCACGATAATCGGGGCGTGTCTCTCCGTTGTGCTTGTCCAGTATGTGGTCTTGCACACTTCGTTGCACGCACGTCAGATCCTGGTCACACATTCCTATAGGATACACTCACATGATATGGCCATAGTCTCTCATTTCTTCAAATTCAGGCTTCGTATGGAGCGCGTCAGGAGGGCCATACCATTTATCCTCCTGCCAGTAAATAGCTGACCATCCAACTTCAAGTACTACTTTGGGATCTTTCTCCCACCTTGTCACGCTCAGAGCCACAAAAACAGTTCGCCCAAGGTGTGAAGGCTTTTCCAATTTGTTtaccttcttttcttcttcttccaatacGCCGTCCGCGTCCTCCCCTTGCTGGGGTTCATTTTCCTCGGAATCGAAATATTTCCATCCGCCATACATAGCAATGATAAGCGCTCGTTGACAAGCATTGTGGTACCGGGCAGAGACCTTATCGTGATCTTGTCGTTCGTCTTCGTCTACAAAGTTGGCAGAAGAATCATTGGCTTCGCCGTCCATGAACTCGGCAGCTTTGTCTAAtgcctcttccatcaaaTCTCGCTCTCGTTCAGCCCTTTGCTCCCGCTCAATTGCCTCGCGCTCCATCTCTTCGCGGTGTTTCCtcactctctcctcttgttctctCCAATCTGCCTCGTCctgccttcttttctcctcttgctctttCTGAGCTCGGAGTTTCACTGTCATTTTTCCCTCGTCCTTTTCATCCTGTATCTGCAtgcccttctccttctctttctcctggTCGGGATTGGCATTCGGATCAGGAACGGGCAAACTGAGAATGGCGTCAAAGCGTTTGGGGTCAAAAACCGGGAGCGGCATGCCGTTTCGCTCATGCCTTTCAGCAAGTTTGGAATCCTTCTCAAGCTGCTTGTTGATTTTCCCGAGGTGAAAGTGACTTTGGACATAAATTTCTTCCTTTGAACGGTCGTGGCATCAGTACTTTGCAGATTGCAAGTAGAGTAAGGCATACAATTTTGATGAACAACCCAGCAGGCAAAACCATGTCCGGAATCGGTACCCAGTCatccttcccatcttcgTAACTGGGTTCACCCatttcttcaagctcagtCAGCGATTCTTGACTTCCATCGGCTATAAGTTCCGCGCGTCGTTGATAATATTCAACCCAGGAAGGAGTACTTAGACGCATGGCGTTGATATAATATTGAATGTATTCGACTTGTTTGAGACTGAATAGAAGTCGGGGGCGGTTGGTCTTATCGTAACCTACAATTCTTGAATCAGTCAAGAGGCCTGTGCGCCTGTGAGAGATGGGTCCTCACCGAGGTATAACGTAATGCCTTCTTTACATGGATGCAGAGGGTGTCCAGGATCATAGAGGGCGGTGTTGGAAAAAATGGATTTGATGGCACCAGCCTACATTAAAATGAATAAAAAGTATGCGAATTCAATCAAACGAACAAATTTACCTGCCAAGGGTTCAGACTGTTGGGCCACTGATACATGACATCCATTTGCCTCATGTAAGCGTCTTTGACAAGCGACAGACCCTCTTTGGACTCGACTCTCATGGTGGTATCGGGAAAAACCTTGTCTCCCGGATTGTTATCCTCCATCTTGCTTACTTGCCACTGATGCGATAAGGAGTGCGAATTTTATTTTGTTTCGCAAAGGACATGATTGATCGAAATGTATAAGAAGACAAGTCAATCTTGATCGTGTACATAATTTACGTAATACATTCACCGCGACTCTCTTAGATCAGTGACGTAAGAAGGGATCAACAAGAACGGATGATGAACGTGGTTAAGATAAGACGGACGTGACATGCCTTGACATTAACATATTCCTCTTTGTATCGATATATTCAACAAATATATAAGATTGAACACTATAACACTGTGTGATGTACCAGGACGTTGTGCCGAGTAAGCTCCTTTCCAAAGCCGTTAAACAGGGGAAATTAGTGGCAACTGACTGTCAGCTATCTTTGTCGCCGCCGATCCTAGTCGAAACATTACTTCGGACTGTCTTTAATGTGAGCGCATCCTTTCAATCAACATCTGTGGATTGAAGATTAGCGTCAGCTGATACCGCCTCAGTCCATCTTCGAAGTCATTCTGTTATGTGTTGCGGGTTATGTACTTGCCCGCGCTGGGGTGACGGATAAAGCGACCCAGAGAAAGCTGAATGTCATCAACGTCTCCCTGTTCACCCCAGCTTTGCTGTTCTCAAAGGTGAGCCCCCACAAATTTGGGAGACGACTGTCGCAATGTTAGTTGATGGCTTACGCTTGGCTAGGTGGCTTACTCTCTTACACCTGCAAAGCTGAAAGAACTATGGATCATCCCTCTTGGGTATGTGAAGCGCCATTTCTCTACAGGATCCTCTGTCCGCATTGTTCTAACTTATTCACCTGTCAAAACTGCTAGTTTTATCCTCATCACTGGTCTTTCGGCCTTAGTAGCGTGGTTCCTTGCCAAGGTGTTCAGGCTTTCCAAATCGCAGACGTACGTGGGGCACAGAGCTTTATTATGCACGTTCTTGGCAATAGGTGAAGCtgatgctgatgaggtTCCCTTAGGGCTTTTGCCATTTGTGCCTCGATGTTTCAAAATAGCAATTCTTTGCCAATCGCCTTGATCCAGGTCCGTATCCACATCCACGATAATACTTCGTCATTAAGTTGACTCTATTTAGGCTTTGGTGACTACAGTCCCCGGCCTCAAATGGGGATTCGACGACTCCAAAGATCAAATGCTGGGTCGAGCCCTCACCTATCTTGTCCTCTACTCCACCCTCGGTATGATGCTACGATGGTCATGGGGCGTTAAGCTTCTCTCTAATGCCGACGATGAAGTGGACCAGACTCAGCATAATCACGGCTTAGTTCATGACACGGGGCTTGTACAGTCACCTGGACACATTGAAGAGAATGGACATGAGAGCAGGTcgcctttcttttcttctgaGGACAACCAAACTTGGCGGGGACGTGGCGCATTAATCGGTGTAACACCGACTATGATTCGTGatgcttcctcttctccaactaCTCCCTTCGGAGCTCCTGGGCCGGTACACTCTTTTTCGCCCCGAAGGCAGTCAACTACCGGAACCAGCACGCGAAGTCATTCGATCATGAGTGCTACGAAGAGGTCGAGGACTCTAAGCAGGACTGAGAGTGGTCGAGAGTTTTGGGGACTACCTGAAGCCCCCAGAAATCACAGGATCGAGCTGATCGAGGAAGATAGcagtgatgaggaggacgaggaatGGGTATGTCCAAGCCTCCATACGCTTAGGGGGGGGGGGCAACTGACAATGTGATAGGGGAATTACGCACAACCTGGTCTTCGCCTTCGCCTCGATCCTCCTTCCACAAAGCTTCAAGCTTGTTGGCGTGGACTGCAAAAGAAAGCAACGTCTGTCGGCAAGAGCTTGAATGCGTTCATGACTGTCCCCATGTATGCTGCGCTGTTGTCAATCTTCATTGCGATGGTACAGCCTTTGCAGCGGGAAATGGCCAAATTTAAACCTCTAGAACAAGCGATCAAGGGTGCTGGACAATGTTCAAGTAAGCACCATCACtacttttttcttcattcacCTCTCATGATCTGATTGTCATGTATACAGTTCCCGTCACTTTAGTGGTCCTAGGCGCTTTCTTCTACACCCCTCCTTCtacccatcctccttcctccggTCCTCACCTTGGCGAAACTCCAACCCGACCATCCAACTTCTTCGAGCGCAAGTTTCGTGCCATCGCTGGCTTGCGTCCCTCCGATCAGAAGGCTTATCCCCGAGAAAATCGAACTGTTTTCGTCGCTGTGATCAGTCGAATGATTCTTGTGCCAATGCTAATGATGCCGCTTTTGGCGTTGATGGCCAAGTATGACTTCTTTGAAACTGCTGCAGACCCAGTTTTTGTGCTCTGTACAGTGCTATTGGTTTCTTCCGTGAGTTTTGATTTTCAGATCTCATACTTTGTTTCCGGGTTACGTTCAGATGATTGCGAGCGTATGATTTTGCTGACAATTAGATTGACGGTGCAGCCTCCGGCTCTGACGTTGGCACAAATCACTCAAGCAGCATCTGGTGATGCGTTCGAAAGGTTGATATCCAAGACAATCAGTTGGTCGTATGCTGTTCTCACACCGCCGTAAGTTCTTGATGCCCTTCATACATGTTCCACAGAAATGGCCATTTGGACCTTTTATTGATACCGGACCGGTCGCAGCTTGACTCTCATCTATGTTGTTATCGGCTTGGTTTTCGGGAGATTGTAAGCAGAGTTTAGATAAAATTGAAAATAAGCATAATCAAAGGAGCTGTATGAAGCGCAAGCTGCAAATTATAGGCATGGAATGAAACTTGATAAAGACCGTTCCGAGCATTTCCATCAGTGCTCGTGTAGTACTGCATGTACTAGCAGTCAGCATGTATTACCACTTTCGCCTACTTCTTGTGCCAGTGCCTGTGCTTGTATCGGTCGCGTCTTTTATTATTGGCGCAGGTGCGAACTGAGACGCAGATTACGATTTGGATCTTGTCTTTTGCGAAACTTGGAGAGCACGTGGGAGTTCATTCTAATAACTAAAAACTTTTTCAAGCTAGGAATTTTTATTAAGTGAGCGAAGTAACACGGCAGACGCGACTACTTTCCTTGCTATATAATTGGGCAGTAGGGTTGGTTAATTCTTTTTGGTTACTAAGATATTTCAGGGTCTGCTCATATAGACCGCCGCCGGTTGGCAGTCAGCAGAGAGTCGACGGTGCTGCATCGGTGATACGAAGGACCTGCTCGCTACAATATGGATAATGGAGCAAAATGCATGTAGATACGGTGTCTTGTCCACATCACGCCTTTGCCTATTATTAAGTCTTCGTTCGTCCGGTTGTCACAAAAAACGactctcatcatcatctttcgTTGTTGTGAACCCTAATAAACACGTCACGCCTCACCTAACAGCCAGGCAGCAGTCAGCGGCGGACCACAAAAAAAATATCAGCACGCGTATAACGAAAGGGTCTGCAGGCGAGCGGTGATATTTTGCTGCGTGCGCGCGGGCTTCTCGTAGCAACTTGGCGCGGCCCTCATCACTTTCCATTCAAACCTGTTATCGCCAGCCATACTTCCGGGACTCTTACATTTTTACTCAAGATCCACGAGGAGGAGTATCTGCTGGTGTACGCGACTGCTTGTGCCACGTGAGGTGAGTAGTTGTTGTTTCCGCATATATGTGGAATGGAGGATTGTGGCTGGAGTGTTTGGATGTGGCCCCCGTTCCTGGAAGGCAGGCGTTCCATGGCCGGGTTCTGCTTGGGCCTGGACGGGTGATGTGTGCAGTGTCCGTCCGTTACTCGCTCCAGCAGCGGCGACAttattctctcttccatcttctgtcTTTCTTCctacctcttctcttctatCGCCCATACATACACAGCTAACCATTCCTCCGCCCGCCT from Cryptococcus neoformans var. neoformans B-3501A chromosome 4, whole genome shotgun sequence includes:
- a CDS encoding hypothetical protein (Match to ESTs gb|CF191776.1|CF191776, gb|CF190186.1|CF190186; HMMPfam hit to Auxin_eff, Auxin Efflux Carrier, score: 174.7, E(): 1.9e-49); its protein translation is MYQDVVPIETLLRTVFNSIFEVILLCVAGYVLARAGVTDKATQRKLNVINVSLFTPALLFSKVAYSLTPAKLKELWIIPLGFILITGLSALVAWFLAKVFRLSKSQTAFAICASMFQNSNSLPIALIQALVTTVPGLKWGFDDSKDQMLGRALTYLVLYSTLGMMLRWSWGVKLLSNADDEVDQTQHNHGLVHDTGLVQSPGHIEENGHESRSPFFSSEDNQTWRGRGALIGVTPTMIRDASSSPTTPFGAPGPVHSFSPRRQSTTGTSTRSHSIMSATKRSRTLSRTESGREFWGLPEAPRNHRIELIEEDSSDEEDEEWGNYAQPGLRLRLDPPSTKLQACWRGLQKKATSVGKSLNAFMTVPMYAALLSIFIAMVQPLQREMAKFKPLEQAIKGAGQCSIPVTLVVLGAFFYTPPSTHPPSSGPHLGETPTRPSNFFERKFRAIAGLRPSDQKAYPRENRTVFVAVISRMILVPMLMMPLLALMAKYDFFETAADPVFVLCTVLLVSSPPALTLAQITQAASGDAFERLISKTISWSYAVLTPPLTLIYVVIGLVFGRL
- a CDS encoding hypothetical protein (Match to ESTs gb|CF191776.1|CF191776, gb|CF190186.1|CF190186; HMMPfam hit to Auxin_eff, Auxin Efflux Carrier, score: 148.5, E(): 1.4e-41), with the translated sequence MYQDVVPIETLLRTVFNSIFEVILLCVAGYVLARAGVTDKATQRKLNVINVSLFTPALLFSKVAYSLTPAKLKELWIIPLGFILITGLSALVAWFLAKVFRLSKSQTAFAICASMFQNSNSLPIALIQALVTTVPGLKWGFDDSKDQMLGRALTYLVLYSTLVDQTQHNHGLVHDTGLVQSPGHIEENGHESRSPFFSSEDNQTWRGRGALIGVTPTMIRDASSSPTTPFGAPGPVHSFSPRRQSTTGTSTRSHSIMSATKRSRTLSRTESGREFWGLPEAPRNHRIELIEEDSSDEEDEEWGNYAQPGLRLRLDPPSTKLQACWRGLQKKATSVGKSLNAFMTVPMYAALLSIFIAMVQPLQREMAKFKPLEQAIKGAGQCSIPVTLVVLGAFFYTPPSTHPPSSGPHLGETPTRPSNFFERKFRAIAGLRPSDQKAYPRENRTVFVAVISRMILVPMLMMPLLALMAKYDFFETAADPVFVLCTVLLVSSPPALTLAQITQAASGDAFERLISKTISWSYAVLTPPLTLIYVVIGLVFGRL